The following is a genomic window from Sphingobacterium spiritivorum.
TTTCAGTACACTGAAAAGTAATACATTTATTAATGGTATCTTAGACAAAATATTGGCTGATTTGAACCAACAGGGTCGGATCCGCAAACAAGGTCGTGGATTAAAAGATTAATACAAATGAAAATTAACAAATTAGCTTTTGCAGGTATATTGTCAATGGCTTGTCTGGTAAGCGCTTGCGGCAACAGTAACAAAACAAACGTTGCTAAAGCAGCTCAGGGAGACAGTGTTTCCGGAGATACAACACAGCAAAAAGGACAGGAAACATTAGGTAAAATTGAATTTGAAGAAACCGCATTCGACTTCGGCCAGGTAAAAGAAGGTGAAGTTGTTCAGCATACATTTACATTTACCAATGTAGGTGAAGCTCCGGTTATTCTTTCTGAGGTAAATGCATCCTGTGGCTGTACTACACCGCATTACTCCAAATCACCTGTATTGCCGGGTAAGAAAGGTGAAGTAAAAGTTGCCTTTGACAGTAAAGGGCAGGTAGGTAAACAGCAGAAGATCGTGACGGTCATGTCTAATGCAACCAACGGCATCTCTACCGTACAATTAAGAGGTGAAGTGCAAAAAGCTAATTAATTTTTAGAACAGAAATAAAAATAAATAACACACAAAAATGATAAGTACAATATTCTTACAAGCCGGTGGATCAGGCGGTGGTTTTATGACATTCCTTCCAATGATCTTAATCATCGTGGTTTTCTATTTCTTTATGATCAGACCACAGATGAAGAAACAAAAAGATCACAAGAAATATATTGAAGAGTTAGGTGTCAATACTAAAATTGTAACTACTGCAGGTATTCACGGTCGTATCGTGGAAGTAAGCGAAACTACTTTTCTTGTTGATGTAGGTTCAGGAGTTAAGATCCGTTTTGATAAATCAGCAATTGCACTGGATGCTTCCAAAGCAGCTAATGATGCGAATAAAGAAAAATAAGAAGTCACGGAAGTGTTCTTTAATAATGAAGCCGCTAAATATTGATTTGGCGGCTTTTTTATGAAGAATACTGTTCATCTTCTGATCAAAGGTGAAAAATGCTTAAGTTTGTGACATATGGCTTTAAGACGTTTTAATAAATCCCAGAAAAGAAAAATTTCCATCTTCTTAAGATGTATTCTGATTTCTTTTATTGCGTGGACTTTATTTGCCATTTCCAATAAATACGTTTACTCTATGAAGGCCGGAATTCAGTACGTGAATCTTCCGGACAATAAAGCCTTTCATCCGCTACAGTCCGATACGGTCAGTCTCAAAGTAGAGATGAGTGGGTGGAAACTGTTGCTTTCACGCTTCAGACAGGATACGGCTAATATTCAGGTAGACCTGAGCGGACTGAAAAACCGCAACTGGATCGTGTTTTCCAATCAGATTGGTTTTATCAACAGGCAATTTCCGAATGATAAACATGTCGTATCTGTAAGTCCGGATACTTTATATTTTGATTTTTCTAAACAGACACAGCGCAAGGTCCCGATTAAAGCGGTATATAGTGTGGATTTTGCAAAGCAGTACGGTATTATCGGCGATACCAGGAGTTTACCGGAGTATGTCACGATAACAGGCCCTCTGGAGGATGTGGCTAATATTGAATCCTGGGAGACCGACACTATCCGGGGTACAGGAATCAATGCGGATATCCGAACAATGGCGTATCTGGATCGTAATCAAAAGGCTAATATCAATGTTTATCCCGCTTATGCAGAAGTGACCATCCCGGTAGGAGAGCTGACGGAGAAAGTCATGGAACTACCGATCAAGGTCGAAAATGCAGAAAAGTATACTTCTGTAAGAACATTGCCCACCAAGGTTAAAGTAATCATCCTTGTGTCGCTTAAAGACTATAATAAATGGACACAGCGGGACTTTGAAGCCGTGGTGGATATAGAAGACTGGGAAGAGAACAGAGTTCCTAACCTTCCTGTCATTCTGACTAAGATACCACCGTATTGCAAGATCGTGAGTGTAGAGCCTCAGAATGTAGACTTTTTCATTCGTAAATAAATAGTCAGGTCGCGGACCGGATAAAACAAAATAAACAATCAGATCAGCTATATGGGATTGAAAATAGGGATTACAGGAGGAATCGGAGCCGGTAAGAGTATTATCTGTAATATCTTTAAGGTATTGGGAATACCGGTATACAATGCCGACCAGGAAGCTAAGGATATTATGATCAAAAGTGAAGAAGTAAGGACTGCATTGATGCAGACCTTTGGAAAGGAAACCTATTTTGAAGACGGTTCTTTAAACAGAGCCTTTCTTTCTTCAAAAGTATTTGGAGATGACGCCCAGTTGAAGCTGCTGAATGGTATTGTACATCCTGCCGTAATCCGTGCAGGGGAGGAGTGGTCACAAAAACAGACTGCTGCATACTCTTTAAAAGAAGCGGCCCTGCTTTTTGAAACAGGTTCTTACCGCCAGCTTGATTATACCATACTGGTTACAGCTCCCGAAGATATCCGTATAGCCCGTGTCGTTGCCCGCGATCATACCGATGAGGCAAAAGTAAGGGACAGAATAAGTAAACAGATGAGTGATAAGGAAAAATCTGAATTGGCAGATTTTATTGTTATCAATGATGGTATACAACCCCTTTTGCCACAGGTACTGCATCTGCATCAACAATTTTTAACATTTTAAATTCATATTATGCCCGATATACTGGCCGATTTTTTAGTTCGGAGACCAGAAGGATATTATTGCCGTTACGGAGATTTTTATATTGACGCCTTAGAGCCTGTGCGTATAGATGTAGTATCACATGCGCATGCTGATCATGCGACCAAAGGACATGCACAGATTATAGCTACTGAAGCTACGGCAGCTTTTATGCAGTACAGGTACAGTAAGCAGCCTTTGCATACCTTCCTTGTCAAAAGATTTGAAGAGCCGTTTAACATTGCTGAAGTCATACTGACCTTTATTCCTGCGGGGCATATTCTGGGCTCTTCACAGATATTAATGGAGTATAAGGGAGTACGTTATTTATATACGGGAGATTATAAAGTGGATACGGATCCTACCTGTGAACCTATACATATTGTTAAGGCGGATGTACTGATTACCGAAAGTACATTTGCAAATCCTGAAGTGAGTCATCCGGATGCAGTGACAGAGATCCTGAAGCTCAAAGATCGTCCTTTTAATATTTTATTGGGTTGTTATGCTTTAGGAAAGGCACAGCGGATCACAGCACTCTTAAATCAGCATTGTCCTGAGCGAAAGGTACTCGTTCACCATAATATACTGCCTTTCCATCGTATTTATGATCAGCTGGGTAATTTCCCTATGAAGTATGAGCCATATAACAGGCAGATCATGAAACAAGGGGAGCCTGATAAAGTCTATTTAGTACCTCCGATGACGTTTAACAGTTATTTCAGAGCTACAAAGGTACAGCGCGCATTTGCTTCAGGTTGGAAGCGTTTGCAACAGCACAATGATATAGAACTGTATATATCGGATCATGTCGACTGGCAGGATATTCTGGATTATGTAGATCAGGTGCAGCCCCGTCAGATATGGACCATACACGGAGACGGCAGACTACTTAAAGAATATTACGGAGCCAATCTCGAAGTAAGGGATATTCTTTAAGCAGAGATTAGTCAATCAATCCTTCATCCAGCAGATGTTTGAAGATGATCTCATCTACAGCAGAGCATCTTTTTGCATCTGCAGAAGACATAAAAGACAATTCTTCTATTTCACTCATAGGAGTCAATTCTCCTTCAAACAGCGCTGAATAACAAGTCATCCTGACTATTTTTCCTTCAGGATGGCTGTCTGCCTGTGCTCTGAAAATACCGCAAAACTGAATAGAGGAAGGGATCACATCCACATTCAGTTCTTCCTTTATTTCCCGGATAAGTGTGGCCGTGTCATTCTCTCCGGCTTCACGTTTACCGCCGGGAATATAATATTTGTCTTTCCCTTTTGAACGTGCGGTCAGAATCCTGCGATCCTGAATATATATCAGGGCAACTTTATCTATTTCTGTCATGTAAGGGTGAAGTTAAGAAAAGAATGTGGGAAATACTGGGTTCGAACCAGTGACCCCTACCTTGTCGAGGTAGTGCTCTAAACCAGCTGAGCTAATTTCCCAATTGGAACATTTTAAAAAAGCTTCGGATGAATCCGAAGCTTTTCAGGTGTGGTGCCAGCTGGATTCGAACCAGCGACACAAGGATTTTCAGTCCTTTGCTCTACCAACTGAGCTATGGCACCTTACCAAGATTTTTATTTGAATCTGTTTCTTGTCAGATTTTGAGGTGGTGCCAGCTGGATTCGAACCAGCGACACAAGGATTTTCAGTCCTTTGCTCTACCAACTGAGCTATGGCACCTTTTGCAGCAGAGAATAATTTTTCTTTGCGTTGCAAATGTATGTTCTTTTTTTGAATTCCGAAACTTTTTGGTTCAATTATTTTACATATAATCGACAAAGCATTGATTTTGATTAAGATAAAATTACACCAAATAAACACGCTGCAATTGAAATAAGCCTTATCTTTGCACTTCAATACGTTAAAATGAGTAAAAGAGGAAGAGTACTAGTAGCAATGAGTGGTGGAGTGGATAGTTCGGTCGCAGCCGTAATGCTCCACGAACAAGGATATGAAGTGATAGGGATCACGATGAAGACCTGGGATTATGCATCCTCAGGCGGTTCATCCAAGGAGACAGGTTGCTGCAGTCTGGATAGCATCAATGATGCACGTGCACTGGCTGTAAACTATGGATTTCCGCATTTTATATTAGATATCCGGGATGAATTCGGAGATTACGTAATCGATAATTTTGTAGATGAATATATTGCAGGTCGTACGCCAAACCCTTGTGTATTGTGCAATACACACATCAAGTGGGAAGCACTGATCAAACGTGCAAATAAACTGGACTGTGAATTTATCGCTACAGGACATTATGCTAATATCCGTTTGCATGAAAACGGACGTCATGTTATATCTAAAGGAAGAGACGAGAATAAGGACCAGTCCTATGTATTGTGGGGAGTGACGCAGGAGAATCTCGCACGTACCCAGTTTCCATTGGGAAGTTTTACAAAAAAAGAAATCCGTCAGATGGCTGCTGATATGGGACAAATGGAGCTGGCGAATAAGTCGGAGAGCTATGAGATCTGTTTTGTGCCGGATAATGACTACAGAGCGTTTCTAAGACATAAAATGCCCGATCTGGATGAAAAGGTAGGTCCGGGGAATTTTATCCTTTCTGACGGTACCGTAGTAGGGCAGCATATCGGTTATCCGTATTTTACAATCGGACAACGTAAAGGTTTGGGGATCGCATTAGGAAAACCTATGTTCGTGATCGAGATTCTGCCTGAAAGTAATTCTGTAATGCTGGGAGAAGAACATGAACTGGAAAGAGCACAAGCCTATGTACGTAATATCAATCTGGTGAAGTATGCCAGTCTTTCAGAGCCGATGGAAGCTGTGACAAAAATACGTTACAAGGATTCCGGTGCATTGTCTACTATTACGCAACAAGGCGATATTATGAAAGTAGATTTTGAACATTATGTAAAGGGAATAGCCCCCGGACAATCAGCCGTATTCTACGAAGGAAACGACCTGATCGGGGGTGGATTTTTAATGAAATAACAGTTTACAGGAAAAGAGGTTGTCTGCACCTGATACAGCATCCTGTTCCGGCGAAACCGGAATGTTGCTGAACAGAAGTTTGGCGACCTCGTTTCTTATCTTCAGTTGCCGCCTTAGCAACTGCCCAAACAACAGAACAATACAGTCCACCGGTGCAGAAGTTTGCCGCTGCTGACAGGGACGGTTATCTGTTTCAAAGTAAAACCTTACTTCTGCTTATATTCTACTCATATAGTAGTCAGCGATCCTGTCAGCTGTATCTGCGTATTATGGAATTCTTATTCTTACTGCATCTATAGTACAGATGATGAGGAAGTCGAAGGAAATCAAGTTATTCGGGTTAATTGTGGTGATGTTGTTCTTCATCATCTATTATTCCTTCTTTAATTAAAAAAGGTCATGGTGCAATACCATGACCTTTTCTGTTATATAAGGTGTAGACCTATCGAAGACTACGATAATTTACCTACTTCTTGTACAAGATCTACGATTTTGTTAGAGTAACCCCACTCGTTATCGTACCATGCTACAACTTTTACAAAGTTGTCGTTAAGAGAGATACCTGCTTTTGCATCGAAGATAGAAGTACGTGCGTCACCTAAGAAGTCAGTAGAAACTACTTCATCTTCCGTATAACCTAGAATACCTTTCAATTCACCTTCTGAAGCATCTTTCATTGCTTTTTTGATCTCTTCATAAGAAGCACCTTTTTCCAGGCGTACTGTTAAGTCTACTACAGATACATCAGCAGTAGGAACACGAAGAGACATACCTGTCAATTTACCTTTCAGAGAAGGCAATACAAGACCTACAGCTTTAGCAGCACCAGTTGAAGAAGGGATAATGTTCTGGTATGCACCGCGTCCGCCTCTCCAGTCTTTTGCTGAAGGACCGTCTACCGTTTTTTGAGTTGCTGTAACCGCGTGAACAGTAGTCATCAGACCTTCCAGAATTCCAAAATTGTCATGCAATACTTTTGCCACAGGAGCTAAACAGTTAGTTGTACATGATGCATTAGAAACGATATGTTGATCAGCTTTCAGTTCTTTGTGGTTTACACCCATTACGAAAGTAGGAGTGTCGTCTTTTGCCGGAGCAGACATAACCACTTTTTTAGCACCTGCATCGATGTGTTTCTGTGCCGATTCCTGAGTAAGGAAAAGACCTGTAGATTCGATGATCACTTCAGCGCCTACTTCATTCCATTTCAGGTTAGCCGGATCTTTTTCTGCAGTGACACGGATCGTTTTTCCGTTTACAACAAGATTACCGTCTTTTACTTCAACAGTTCCGTCAAATTTACCATGAGTTGAATCGTATTTCAACATATATGCCATATAGTCTGGCTCTACGAGGTCATTGATACCTACTACTTCTACATCTTGGCGATTGATCGCAGCTCTGAATGCTAAGCGGCCAATACGACCAAATCCGTTGATTCCAATTTTCATCTTTTTAATTTTTATTGAGATTTAAATAATATTTTACTAAGTTGTGAATGGGTTCCTTAATGATAGTTCCGATTTCCAGACCAAATTCATTTTCACCGATATCTCTCAGCCAATCTGCATAATGCGTCGCTACAGATCCTGTAAAGTTGATCTTGTGATCCGGATAACGCTCGCTCAGCGGTACGAGATACGTATCGCAATACAAGAACAGACCTTCTTTTATAATAGTAGACAAATAAGGTTCATCTTTGTTCTCCTGTACAAAATCAGCAAACGAGGTCAGGAAGATATTGGGGTTGGGATGGTTATAGACTTTTTCGAGGATGATCTTACGATCCAGATTGTATCGGGACAACAACTTTTCGCGTATATCTACCGGCATGGTGCCGCTTAGAAAATCTTTTAAAAGCTGTCTGCCTATCCAGTTTGTAGAGCCTTCATCTGCCAGAATATAGCCCATTCCGAAATTGTTCTTAAGTATTTTTCTGCCGTTATAATATGCTGCATTAGATCCGGATCCCAGTATACCGATGATGCCTTTTTCATCTCCGAAAGTAGAGATAGCAGAGGCCAGTACATCATGATTGACT
Proteins encoded in this region:
- a CDS encoding DUF1573 domain-containing protein translates to MKINKLAFAGILSMACLVSACGNSNKTNVAKAAQGDSVSGDTTQQKGQETLGKIEFEETAFDFGQVKEGEVVQHTFTFTNVGEAPVILSEVNASCGCTTPHYSKSPVLPGKKGEVKVAFDSKGQVGKQQKIVTVMSNATNGISTVQLRGEVQKAN
- the yajC gene encoding preprotein translocase subunit YajC, with protein sequence MISTIFLQAGGSGGGFMTFLPMILIIVVFYFFMIRPQMKKQKDHKKYIEELGVNTKIVTTAGIHGRIVEVSETTFLVDVGSGVKIRFDKSAIALDASKAANDANKEK
- a CDS encoding YbbR-like domain-containing protein, with protein sequence MKAGIQYVNLPDNKAFHPLQSDTVSLKVEMSGWKLLLSRFRQDTANIQVDLSGLKNRNWIVFSNQIGFINRQFPNDKHVVSVSPDTLYFDFSKQTQRKVPIKAVYSVDFAKQYGIIGDTRSLPEYVTITGPLEDVANIESWETDTIRGTGINADIRTMAYLDRNQKANINVYPAYAEVTIPVGELTEKVMELPIKVENAEKYTSVRTLPTKVKVIILVSLKDYNKWTQRDFEAVVDIEDWEENRVPNLPVILTKIPPYCKIVSVEPQNVDFFIRK
- the coaE gene encoding dephospho-CoA kinase (Dephospho-CoA kinase (CoaE) performs the final step in coenzyme A biosynthesis.) gives rise to the protein MGLKIGITGGIGAGKSIICNIFKVLGIPVYNADQEAKDIMIKSEEVRTALMQTFGKETYFEDGSLNRAFLSSKVFGDDAQLKLLNGIVHPAVIRAGEEWSQKQTAAYSLKEAALLFETGSYRQLDYTILVTAPEDIRIARVVARDHTDEAKVRDRISKQMSDKEKSELADFIVINDGIQPLLPQVLHLHQQFLTF
- a CDS encoding MBL fold metallo-hydrolase; translation: MPDILADFLVRRPEGYYCRYGDFYIDALEPVRIDVVSHAHADHATKGHAQIIATEATAAFMQYRYSKQPLHTFLVKRFEEPFNIAEVILTFIPAGHILGSSQILMEYKGVRYLYTGDYKVDTDPTCEPIHIVKADVLITESTFANPEVSHPDAVTEILKLKDRPFNILLGCYALGKAQRITALLNQHCPERKVLVHHNILPFHRIYDQLGNFPMKYEPYNRQIMKQGEPDKVYLVPPMTFNSYFRATKVQRAFASGWKRLQQHNDIELYISDHVDWQDILDYVDQVQPRQIWTIHGDGRLLKEYYGANLEVRDIL
- a CDS encoding NUDIX hydrolase, whose product is MTEIDKVALIYIQDRRILTARSKGKDKYYIPGGKREAGENDTATLIREIKEELNVDVIPSSIQFCGIFRAQADSHPEGKIVRMTCYSALFEGELTPMSEIEELSFMSSADAKRCSAVDEIIFKHLLDEGLID
- the mnmA gene encoding tRNA 2-thiouridine(34) synthase MnmA, translated to MSKRGRVLVAMSGGVDSSVAAVMLHEQGYEVIGITMKTWDYASSGGSSKETGCCSLDSINDARALAVNYGFPHFILDIRDEFGDYVIDNFVDEYIAGRTPNPCVLCNTHIKWEALIKRANKLDCEFIATGHYANIRLHENGRHVISKGRDENKDQSYVLWGVTQENLARTQFPLGSFTKKEIRQMAADMGQMELANKSESYEICFVPDNDYRAFLRHKMPDLDEKVGPGNFILSDGTVVGQHIGYPYFTIGQRKGLGIALGKPMFVIEILPESNSVMLGEEHELERAQAYVRNINLVKYASLSEPMEAVTKIRYKDSGALSTITQQGDIMKVDFEHYVKGIAPGQSAVFYEGNDLIGGGFLMK
- the gap gene encoding type I glyceraldehyde-3-phosphate dehydrogenase, which produces MKIGINGFGRIGRLAFRAAINRQDVEVVGINDLVEPDYMAYMLKYDSTHGKFDGTVEVKDGNLVVNGKTIRVTAEKDPANLKWNEVGAEVIIESTGLFLTQESAQKHIDAGAKKVVMSAPAKDDTPTFVMGVNHKELKADQHIVSNASCTTNCLAPVAKVLHDNFGILEGLMTTVHAVTATQKTVDGPSAKDWRGGRGAYQNIIPSSTGAAKAVGLVLPSLKGKLTGMSLRVPTADVSVVDLTVRLEKGASYEEIKKAMKDASEGELKGILGYTEDEVVSTDFLGDARTSIFDAKAGISLNDNFVKVVAWYDNEWGYSNKIVDLVQEVGKLS